The DNA sequence TCGCCGCCTCGTCGACGAGGGCGTGACACTCGCGCCGTTCAGTTAGCCGACTCGGCGTTCACGCCCTGGACGATGCTGCTGAGGAGTCCCGGGATGGCCGCATCCACCTCTGCACGACGCAGCCGCTGATGAATCAGACCGTCGACGGCCAACCGTTCGGTCACCCCCGCTTCGCGCAGGATCTTGAAGTGGTGGGTGGCCGTGGATTTGTTGATTCCGTCGTAGAGCGCCCCGCACTGCAGTGGCTTTCCCGCGTTGTACAGACGGCGGACCATCTCCAGGCGCACTGGATCGTGGACCGCGGCCAGCACCTGCTGCACCGTACCGACAGGGGCGGCGACCCCTGTGTCGTCTGCCATCCAAAGTGCCCTTCACCACACGAGGTTTGATATCGGTCAAACCCAGCGTACGCTCGGCGGGGTTCGATGTCTGTCAAACCTACTCGACGGGAAGTGCATCCGCGATGGTGGCGTTGGATCGTCCGAGCGGCCGGCAGCAGCGATGGGCCTATCCACTGCTGCTCGTCGTCAGCGGCGTGGCGCTGGGCGTATCCGGTCTCCCCGCACCGCTGTACGGCATCTACGAGAGCACCTGGCACCTCTCGCCGTTGGCGACGACAGTCGTCTTCGCCGTCTACGCGCTCGCCGCGCTCGCCGCGGTGCTCGTCTCCGGCCGAGTGTCCGACGTGGTCGGACGCAAACCGGTACTCCTGGGCGCACTGTTCGCTCTGCTGGTCGGCCTCGGGGTCTTCCTGGTGGCCGACAACATGGCGCTCCTGCTGTTGGCTCGCACCATCCACGGCGCCGCCGTCGGCTCGATCGTCGTAGCCGGCGCGGCAGCGCTGCTGGACCTGCGGCCCGACCGCGGCGTGCGGTCCGGGCAGCTCAGCGGAGTGAGCTTCAACGTCGGCATGACGATCGCGATCATCGGTTCGGCATTGCTGGCCCAGTACGCTCCTCACCCCCTGCGGACTCCGTACGCGGTCGTGGCGGTGATCTGCCTTCTCGTCGGTATCGGTGTGCTGGCATTGCGCGAACCCCACACCGCCCGCAATCCCGGCCCGATCCGCATCGCCAAACCCGCTGTTCCCGTGGAGATCCGCGGCGACTTCTGGTTCTCCGCGCTCGGCGTCATGGCCTCCTGGTCGGTTCTGGGCGTGCTGCTGTCGCTGTACCCGTCGCTGGCGGCCCGCCAGACCCACATCGACAACCTGGTTTTCGGTGGCGCTGTCGTCGGAACGACCGCCTTCGCGGCCGCTATGGCCCAGCTCGCCGCGACCCGGCTGCCTGCCAGGTACTCCGCAATCATCGGTGACGTCGGTATGGCGCTGTCGCTGGTACTCACCATCCCGGTGTTGATGACACACAGGTGGCCACTGGTGTTCGTCGCCGCCGGATTACTCGGGGTGACCTTCGGTCTGGGCTTCGGTGGATCACTGCGGCACCTGTCCGACGTCGTCCCCGCCGACCGTCGCGGTGAGACCATGTCGGCGTTCTATCTGGTGGCCTACACCGCCATGGCGGTGCCCACCCTCGTCGCCGGCTGGGCCGCCACCCGGTGGGAGCTCTCAGCCGTGTTCCCCTGGTTCGCCGGCAGCGTTGCCGCCGCATGTCTGATCGCCGCCGCAGTCGGCCTGTACGGCATGCGAACGCCGGGCTCAGCGCGTGGTCGAGGGCTCGGTGAGCTGATAGCGGATCAGTCTGGAACTGTTGGCGACCACAGCCACTGACGACGCGTTGTGCAGCACCGCGGCCAGCACCGGCGACAGCGCGCCACCCGCCCCGATGACCAGGCCGATCGCGTTCACCGCGATCGCCATCGCATAGTTCTGCCGGATCACATCGACAGCGCGGCCGCCGAGATCGCGGACGTCGAGCAAGCGGCTGAGGTCGTCGCTGGCCAACGCCACATCCGCAGTCTCCACCGCGACATCGGTGCCGCCGAGCCCCATCGCGATGCCGATGTCGGCCTCGGCGAGCGCCGGCGCATCGTTGACGCCGTCACCGACCATCGCGACGGTGTGCCCTTCCTCGCGTAACAGCCGCACCATCTCGAGCTTGTCGTCGGGCAGCACCTCGGCCCGCCACTCGGTGATCCCGAGGCGCTCAGCGACCGCCGCGGCCGCGTCCGGGTGGTCGCCGGTGAGCATGACGATCCGCCGCACCCCGTTGGCCCGCAGCCGCTGCAGTACCTCGACCGCCTCCGGGCGGATCTCGTCGCGCAGGCTGATCAACCCGACCAGCTTGCCGTCAACCGCGAGCAGCAGCGGCGTCTCGGACTGGCGGCGCAACGTGTCCACCCACTCGGTGGCCTTCTTGGTGACGCGCACCTTCTCCTGACGCAGCAGCGACGGACTCCCGAGCAGCAGCGTCCGGCCGTCGGCCCAGGTTCGCATTCCCAGCCCGACGAGCACCTCGCACTCCTCGTGCGGCGGGATCTCGATGTGGCGTTCCTGCGTCGAGCGGATGACCGCCTCGGCGAGCGGGTGACGGGAATGGATCTCCGAGCTGGCGGCGTAGGCCAGCACCTGCTCGGGTTCCCAGTCCTTGTGGAAAGCAACCAGATTGGTGACCACCGGGCGACCGATCGTCAGTGTTCCGGTCTTGTCGAACACGACGGCGTCGACACGACCGGCTTGCTCGAGGTGCGAACCACCCTTGATCAGGATTCCCCTGCGCGCGCCGTTCCCGATCGCTGCGCTGATGGCCGTGGGGGTCGACAATCCCACAGCGCACGGACACGCCACCAGCAGCATCGTCATCGCGCGGCGCACGTCACGGGTCACCAGCAGCGTGGCCGCAGACAGTAGGAACGACGCCGGAACGAACCGGCGGGAGAAGCTCTCCCCTACCGTCTGAATCGCGGCCCTGTCGTGCTGCGCCTCCTCCACCCGCGCGATGATCCGCCCGATCGTCGTCTCGGAGCCGACCGCCTCGGCGCGGACCACCAGGCGGCCCCGCATGACCACCGACCCGGCGTACACCCGGGTGTCCGCTGAGACGGCCACCGGGAGGTTCTCCCCGGTGATCGCCGACTGGTCGACGATCGCGTCTCCGTCGACGACCACACCGTCGATCGGCAACGCAACTTGATCGTGGATGACCACTTCGTCGCCGACACGCAGTTCGGCGGTCGCCATCTCCACTTCGGTGCCGTCGGCCAGCCGGACCCACGTGGTGTCCTGATTTCCCTGCAGCAGGTTCGCGATCGCCCGCCGAGTTCGCCGCAACGTCAGGTCCTGCAGGTACTCACCGATGTTGAGCAGCCACAGCACCGTCAGAGCCACGACGTTCTCGCGGAGCACCAGGCTGGCAATGGTGGCGGCACTGACCAGCAGATCGGTTCCGGCCGATCGGCCACCGCGTAGCGTCCGGAGAGCGCCCCGCAGGAAGGGATAGCCGGTGAAGATGGTGACGCCGGTGGCTGCCAGACGACTACTCGGCCCGAGCAGTGGCGGCCGAGCGAACACGTAGCGCCTGATTCCGAGCAGCGCCAGCGCGAACCCGCCGACAGTCATCCGGAGGACATCGGCGTTGGCGATGTCGGCGCTGCGGGGCGTCCGGACGGGCACCAACTCTCGGGCCACCCCGGCCGCAGTTTCGATGGCGGCGAACAGCTCACTGTGCTCGCAACGCTTCGGTGAATACCAGATGACGATCGACGCGGTGCGCGGGTAGGCGTGCACCGCGCGCACACCGGAAACCTGCTCGACCGCATCCTCGATCGCGACCGCGCGCCGCGAGTCACCGCGAAACCACGGCGCGTGCAACCGAATCCGGCCCGCCGCATCGGAGACGACGGTCAGCGCGACCACGGGATCAGTGATCGTGATCGTGGCCACTGTCGGACACCGCCGGCGGCGGAGCTTCCTCGCCGATCCGCTCGCGGGCCTCGGCCACCACGTCGGCGACCTTCAGGCGGGCCGACTCCGCACCCTCCTCGGCCTTCCGCGCGCCGCGAAGTGCCAGCGCCGTCGCCGACACCGAGGCCTCCCGCAGCGGCGCCTTGGCCAGTGCCTTCCGTACCCCGTTGTAGGCCGCGACGCCGACCGCGCCCGTCACGACGGTCGACGCCGCCTTCACCAGTAAACCCTGCAGAGCCATCAGCTCACCTTAGCTGGCGAACCGGCTGTCGGGATCGGCACGCCAGATGGTTCCTGCTGGCACAATGGCCGCCGTGGCGGTTGACGCGCAACCTCGGCGGACGCGCCTGGGATCGATGCACGTGCTCGTCGCCGTCGTCGTGGGGCTGGCGCTCGCCGGTTCGTTCCTGCGCAGCTTCGTGGCCGGAACACCCGATATCGCCACGGCCGCAACGGTGTTCTGCG is a window from the Mycolicibacterium poriferae genome containing:
- a CDS encoding ArsR/SmtB family transcription factor, with translation MADDTGVAAPVGTVQQVLAAVHDPVRLEMVRRLYNAGKPLQCGALYDGINKSTATHHFKILREAGVTERLAVDGLIHQRLRRAEVDAAIPGLLSSIVQGVNAESAN
- a CDS encoding MFS transporter produces the protein MVALDRPSGRQQRWAYPLLLVVSGVALGVSGLPAPLYGIYESTWHLSPLATTVVFAVYALAALAAVLVSGRVSDVVGRKPVLLGALFALLVGLGVFLVADNMALLLLARTIHGAAVGSIVVAGAAALLDLRPDRGVRSGQLSGVSFNVGMTIAIIGSALLAQYAPHPLRTPYAVVAVICLLVGIGVLALREPHTARNPGPIRIAKPAVPVEIRGDFWFSALGVMASWSVLGVLLSLYPSLAARQTHIDNLVFGGAVVGTTAFAAAMAQLAATRLPARYSAIIGDVGMALSLVLTIPVLMTHRWPLVFVAAGLLGVTFGLGFGGSLRHLSDVVPADRRGETMSAFYLVAYTAMAVPTLVAGWAATRWELSAVFPWFAGSVAAACLIAAAVGLYGMRTPGSARGRGLGELIADQSGTVGDHSH
- a CDS encoding heavy metal translocating P-type ATPase; amino-acid sequence: MVALTVVSDAAGRIRLHAPWFRGDSRRAVAIEDAVEQVSGVRAVHAYPRTASIVIWYSPKRCEHSELFAAIETAAGVARELVPVRTPRSADIANADVLRMTVGGFALALLGIRRYVFARPPLLGPSSRLAATGVTIFTGYPFLRGALRTLRGGRSAGTDLLVSAATIASLVLRENVVALTVLWLLNIGEYLQDLTLRRTRRAIANLLQGNQDTTWVRLADGTEVEMATAELRVGDEVVIHDQVALPIDGVVVDGDAIVDQSAITGENLPVAVSADTRVYAGSVVMRGRLVVRAEAVGSETTIGRIIARVEEAQHDRAAIQTVGESFSRRFVPASFLLSAATLLVTRDVRRAMTMLLVACPCAVGLSTPTAISAAIGNGARRGILIKGGSHLEQAGRVDAVVFDKTGTLTIGRPVVTNLVAFHKDWEPEQVLAYAASSEIHSRHPLAEAVIRSTQERHIEIPPHEECEVLVGLGMRTWADGRTLLLGSPSLLRQEKVRVTKKATEWVDTLRRQSETPLLLAVDGKLVGLISLRDEIRPEAVEVLQRLRANGVRRIVMLTGDHPDAAAAVAERLGITEWRAEVLPDDKLEMVRLLREEGHTVAMVGDGVNDAPALAEADIGIAMGLGGTDVAVETADVALASDDLSRLLDVRDLGGRAVDVIRQNYAMAIAVNAIGLVIGAGGALSPVLAAVLHNASSVAVVANSSRLIRYQLTEPSTTR
- a CDS encoding DUF1490 family protein, which codes for MALQGLLVKAASTVVTGAVGVAAYNGVRKALAKAPLREASVSATALALRGARKAEEGAESARLKVADVVAEARERIGEEAPPPAVSDSGHDHDH